A genomic segment from Corylus avellana chromosome ca5, CavTom2PMs-1.0 encodes:
- the LOC132180379 gene encoding LOW QUALITY PROTEIN: helicase SEN1-like (The sequence of the model RefSeq protein was modified relative to this genomic sequence to represent the inferred CDS: inserted 1 base in 1 codon; deleted 1 base in 1 codon; substituted 1 base at 1 genomic stop codon), which translates to MDQKTNAKKEEIDGRSLIDLVFSWSLRDVLNKDVYKNQVKRIPDTFSSVTEYMQSFIPPLIEETHSDLLSNVKGVSRAPTCIIYSVEKSKEFKPPKDLFYEITLKPAADTRKDVGKYEPEVGDLIALTDVRPKCIDDLNRPKRSYLIAYVHGTKNETSDKIPILASKPIFTEQDMYKYKKETPFGNKKETLFAVYLMNMTTNVRIWKALNPEPEGANTNIIKTVLRPNSADDENCMTCFSNGKSSPAPSDLQGMINSCNLNDSQEAAVLGCIGMRDCNHQNPVKLIWGPPGTGKTKTVGVLLHALLKMKCRTLTCAPTNIAVLEVATRLLRLAKDSLEYDTYGLGDIVLFGNGERMKIDHRDDLVDVFLDYRVHVLGKCFAPLSGWRNGLESMISLLDDPTSPYKIYLEKRKEEKGRRKKERRKKERKKKGREEGKQXGNDDLKKVDDVPLTFEEFSKKSFCSIHEQLKFCMVNLYTHLPTSLLPLEVVKKMMGALNLLQSLETLLRGVSVGNEGLLKQVLIISKTQEAVWIAFTKLNMXKECLRLLRYLQLSLPSSVPDITENYSIKNFCLGNACLVFCTASSSSKLHAEGNIPLEFLVIDEAAQLKECESAIPLQLPGLRHAILIGDERQLPAMVKSEISDKAEFGRSLFERLVMLRHQKHLLNVQYRMHPSISLFPNTEFYDKQISDAPNVKEREYQKRFLQGNMYSSYSFISIAHGKEEFGLGYSPKNMVEVAVVSEIVENLFKQFCDTKKNVSIGVISPYKAQVSAIEERVRKYNKSNSGFTVSVRSVDGFQGGEDDVIIISTVRCNGNGSVGFLSNRQRANVALTRARYCLWILGDGGTLLKSDTVWKKLVLDAKERGCFYDANEDKNLAQAITAALVELEQLDILLNNGSLLFKEAIWKVFFNNDFHKSIARTSNAEIRKEVISLLAKLSSGWRQTNEKRNLIVHDGTSSQVLEIYKVDEQLNLVWTVDILKEDSHHIQVMKVWDVVPLSDIPRLAKQLDILFGSYTVDKMHRCKHTCVEGSLVVPKRWPIDSSCGPEANSMWHLSKPLSSLSLKDEPETSTTTHRNPFKSRMKNKWEDVGLKKKSERW; encoded by the exons ATGGATCAGAAGACGAATGCCAAGAAGGAAGAAATTGATGGTAGAAGCTTAATAGACTTGGTGTTCTCTTGGTCTCTCCGGGATGTTCTCAACAAAGATGTTTACAAAaaccag GTGAAAAGGATTCCAGATACATTCTCTTCAGTGACAGAATACATGCAGTCATTCATTCCTCCCTTAATTGAGGAAACACATTCTGATTTGTTGTCAAACGTGAAAGGAGTGTCTCGAGCACCTACTTGTATAATATATTCTGTTGAGAAATCTAAAGAATTTAAACCTCCCAAAGACTTGTTTTATGAAATTACATTGAAGCCAGCTGCAGATACTAGAAAAGATGTAGGAAAATATGAACCTGAGGTTGGTGATCTTATTGCATTGACAGATGTTAGACCAAAATGCATTGATGATTTGAACAGGCCCAAAAGATCTTATCTTATTGCTTATGTTCATGGGACAAAAAATGAAACTTCTGATAAGATCCCCATACTGGCATCAAAGCCCATTTTCACTGAACAAGACATGTACAAGTACAAGAAAGAAACACCATTTGGGAACAAGAAAGAAACACTTTTTGCAGTTTATCTTATGAATATGACTACAAATGTTCGTATATGGAAAGCACTGAACCCAGAGCCGGAAGGGGCAAACACAAACATTATTAAAACAGTACTGCGACCCAATTCAGCT GATGATGAAAATTGTATGACTTGCTTTTCTAATGGAAAAAGCAGCCCTGCCCCTTCTGATCTACAGGGGATGATCAACTCTTGTAATCTAAATGACTCTCAAGAAGCTGCGGTTTTAGGCTGCATTGGTATGAGAGACTGCAACCATCAGAATCCTGTCAAACTGATATGGGGTCCTCCAGGGACAGGGAAAACAAAGACCGTTGGTGTGTTATTACATGCCCTCCTTAAAATGAAGTGCAGAACATTAACATGTGCTCCAACTAACATTGCGGTTTTGGAAGTTGCGACACGGCTGCTGAGGTTGGCTAAGGATTCGCTAGAGTATGACACATACGGGCTTGGAGATATAGTTTTATTTGGTAATGGCGAGCGAATGAAGATTGATCATCGTGATGATCTGGTTGATGTATTTCTTGACTATCGGGTTCATGTGCTTGGGAAGTGCTTTGCTCCTCTATCTGGCTGGAGAAATGGCTTAGAATCAATGATATCTTTGCTTGATGACCCTACATCGCCGTACAAAATATacttggaaaaaagaaaggaagaaaaagggaggaggaaaaaagaaaggaggaaaaaagaaaggaagaaaaaaggaagggaggagggaaaACAATAAGGG AATGATGATCTCAAAAAGGTTGATGATGTTCCTTTGACATTTGAGGAGTTTTCAAAGAAGAGTTTCTGTTCAATTCATGAGCAACTGAAGTTTTGTATGGTTAATTTGTATACGCACTTACCAACTTCTCTTCTACCGTTAGAGGTAGTGAAAAAGATGATGGGAGCTTTGAATTTGCTTCAATCTCTCGAAACTTTGTTGCGTGGTGTCAGTGTAGGAAATGAAGGGTTATTAAAACAAGTTCTAATAATTTCCAAGACACAGGAAGCAGTGTGGATTGCCTTCACAAAGTTGAATA AGAAAGAGTGCCTTCGTCTACTAAGATATCTGCAATTATCTCTGCCATCCTCTGTTCCAGATATAACagaaaattattcaataaaaaacTTTTGCTTGGGAAATGCATGCCTAGTGTTCTGTACTGCATCAAGCTCTTCTAAATTACATGCAGAAGGAAATATACCATTGGAATTCTTAGTTATCGATGAAGCTGCTCAACTGAAAGAATGTGAATCAGCTATTCCTTTACAACTTCCTGGTCTCCGCCATGCTATTCTCATAGGTGATGAGAGGCAGCTCCCTGCTATGGTTAAAAGCGAG ATATCCGACAAGGCTGAATTTGGAAGAAGTTTGTTCGAAAGACTAGTCATGTTGAGGCACCAGAAGCACCTTCTTAATGTCCAGTACAGGATGCATCCATCCATCAGCTTATTTCCAAACACAGAGTTCTATGACAAACAGATTTCAGATGCTCCAAATGTTAAAGAAAGAGAATACCAGAAGCGTTTCCTTCAGGGCAACATGTACAGCTCCTACTCTTTTATAAGTATTGCTCATGGAAAGGAGGAATTTGGTCTGGGGTACAGTCCCAAGAATATGGTTGAGGTTGCTGTGGTCTCTGAGATAGTTGAGAATCTTTTTAAAC AATTCTGTGACACAAAGAAGAATGTTAGCATAGGAGTGATATCACCATATAAGGCTCAAGTTTCTGCAATTGAAGAGAGGGTCAGAAAATACAACAAGTCTAACAGTGGCTTCACTGTGAGTGTTCGCTCTGTTGATGGGTTCCAAGGAGGTGAAGATGATGTAATAATTATCTCTACTGTAAGATGTAATGGGAATGGATCAGTAGGTTTCCTTTCCAACCGACAAAGAGCAAATGTGGCACTGACTCGAGCAAG GTATTGCCTTTGGATTTTGGGGGATGGGGGTACTTTACTCAAGAGTGACACTGTTTGGAAGAAACTAGTCCTTGATGCCAAGGAACGTGGGTGTTTCTATGATGCCAATGAGGACAAGAACTTGGCTCAGGCAATTACTGCTGCCTTGGTGGAGCTTGAACAGCTTGATATTTTACTCAATAACGGCTCTCTTCTGTTCAAAGAGGCTATATGGAAG GTTTTCTTCAACAATGATTTCCACAAATCTATAGCAAGGACTAGCAATGCAGAGATTCGTAAGGAAGTGATATCTCTTTTGGCAAAGCTTTCAAGTGGTTGGCGTCAGACCAATGAGAAGAGAAACCTCATTGTCCATGATGGGACTTCTTCTCAAGTTTTAGAGATTTACAAGGTGGATGAGCAGCTGAATCTGGTTTGGACTGTTGATATTCTCAAGGAGGATTCACATCACATTCAGGTTATGAAGGTTTGGGATGTTGTCCCATTATCTGACATACCAAGACTAGCAAAGCAGCTTGACATCTTATTTGGAAGCTATACAGTGGATAAGATGCATCGCTGCAAACACACATGTGTTGAGGG GAGTTTGGTTGTTCCAAAGAGATGGCCAATTGACTCAAGTTGTGGTCCTGAAGCCAATAGTATGTGGCACCTCTCAAAACCATTATCCTCACTAAGTTTGAAGGATGAGCCAGAAACATCAACCACAACTCATAG
- the LOC132183277 gene encoding uncharacterized protein LOC132183277 isoform X1, whose product MQSSALLKGEEEQVMQSSSQGESLIRVVFSWSIQDVLNRDLCKEKVKKIPKEFLSTSHYVNSFVFPLIEETHADLYSSLTMVSKASTVEILAISITEGYNPPYDLLYNIEMQKLGVSGNDREMYEPETGDLIALTDIRPTCIDDLNRHNGSYLIALVQKARKNIRDESFDEIQILSSKPIEFEQNIQKNKKRTIRFAVFLINMTTNLRIWKALKSGLGDKDMNIIKKVLQADSTVGENCTVCFPREKYSIDVSSLGAVIRSFSLNNSQEEVVLNCIAARECYHKNIVKLIWGPPGTGKTKTVGSLLYALLKRNCRTLTCAPTNVAVLEVTTRFLRLVMDSFEYNTYGLGDIVLFGNGERMKIDDRDDLLDVFLDYRAHILSECFAPLSGWRHCLQSMICLLEDPEQLYHDYLKIQEKDDEIDDHDNIEVQGEGLLGDGNLQSNKRKEDINAQDLKNPNQSIWRRIITQTLKENKSKKKWKDKVQCHMDNQSKYVKTEKGFPSEDGEIKKLTFLDFIKQKYNFLRKKMVTFIVNMYTHLPTCFISLQVVRKMIKLLGWLECLATMLRSVSVTDLKEALSASGDKGNTVSGYTGNFKLCMTVRECLQILLSLRDTFSLPDFFHEYAIKRFCLRNARMLFCTASSSAKLHEEAIDRLEMLVIDEAAQLKECESIIPLQLPGLHHIVLIGDECQLPAMVRSKISEKAGFGRSLFERLVLLGHQKCLLNVQYRMHPSISLFPNKEFYNNQILDSPIVKERSYEKCFLPGNMYGAYSFMNVAYGQDEFDDGHSRKNMVEVAVIDKMVANLFKESIAKKQRVSVGVISPYKAQVFAIQEKLEKTYSMAAENDFSVSIRSVDGFQGGEEDVIIISTVRSNEIGSVGFLSNPQRTNVALTRARYCLWIVGNEVTLVNSDSVWERLVIDAKARGCFHNADEDESLAEAITASLVELDQVGNLLNMNSLLFRKAKWKVFFDDAFLKSLARIKSTEVRKEVLSLLMQLSSGWRQPCREININVRNDTCQLLELYKVNVLLYLVWTVDIVEENLKYIQALKIWDVVPFSEIPKLEKNIDIFYGEYSMDIMNCCKFRHFDGNFQVPVSWSVDRNVPRKSNPLKADPMQLLVDQLALLTLKDE is encoded by the exons GTGAAGAAAATCCCAAAGGAGTTCTTGTCAACATCTCATTATGTGAACTCATTTGTTTTCCCTCTAATCGAGGAAACACATGCTGACTTGTATTCAAGCTTGACAATGGTGTCAAAGGCATCAACAGTTGAAATACTAGCGATTAGTATCACTGAAGGCTACAATCCTCCCTATGACTTGCTCTATAATATCGAAATGCAAAAACTCGGAGTTTCTGGGAATGATAGGGAAATGTATGAACCAGAGACCGGGGATCTCATAGCTTTGACAGATATAAGGCCGACATGCATTGATGATTTGAACAGGCACAACGGATCCTATCTTATTGCTTTAGTTCAAAAGGCGAGAAAGAATATTAGAGATGAAAGTTTTGATGAGATTCAAATATTATCATCAAAGCCCATTGAATTTGAACAAAACAtccaaaagaataagaaaagaacAATTCGTTTTGCTGTTTTTCTTATAAACATGACAACAAATCTTCGTATATGGAAAGCACTGAAATCAGGGCTAGGTGACAAAGACATGAACATTATCAAGAAAGTGCTGCAAGCTGATTCCACT GTGGGGGAAAATTGTACTGTTTGTTTCCCAAGAGAAAAATACAGCATTGATGTGTCCTCTCTAGGTGCTGTTATTCGCTCATTTAGTTTAAACAATTCCCAAGAAGAGGTAGTTCTAAACTGTATAGCTGCACGGGAATGCTATCACAAGAATATAGTGAAACTAATATGGGGCCCTCCTGGGACTGGGAAAACAAAGACTGTAGGTTCATTATTATATGCCCTTCTAAAGAGGAACTGCAGAACGCTTACTTGTGCTCCTACTAATGTGGCTGTATTGGAAGTGACAACACGGTTTTTGAGGTTAGTAATGGATTCCTTTGAATATAACACTTATGGTCTTGGAGATATAGTTTTGTTTGGGAATGGAGAGCGGATGAAGATTGATGATCGGGATGACCTTCTTGATGTATTCCTTGATTACCGTGCACATATTCTTTCTGAATGTTTTGCACCACTTTCTGGGTGGAGACATTGCTTACAGTCTATGATATGCTTGCTTGAAGACCCTGAACAGCTATACCATGATTACTtgaaaatccaagaaaaggatGATGAGATAGACGATCATGATAACATTGAGGTGCAGGGGGAAGGATTACTTGGAGATGGAAACCTGCagagtaataaaagaaaagaggacATAAATGCTCAAGATCTGAAAAACCCGAACCAGAGTATTTGGAGGAGAATTATTACTCAAaccttaaaagaaaataagagcaAGAAGAAATGGAAGGATAAGGTGCAATGTCATATGGATAACCAATCGAAATATGTAAAAACAGAGAAGGGTTTTCCTTCTGAAGatggtgaaattaaaaaactGACTTTTTTAGACTTCATCAAGCAGAAATACAATTTCCTCAGAAAGAAGATGGTGACATTTATTGTTAATATGTATACCCATTTGCCAACTTGTTTCATTTCATTACAAGTAGTGAGAAAAATGATCAAATTGCTTGGTTGGCTTGAATGCCTTGCAACTATGTTAAGAAGTGTTTCTGTTACTGATTTAAAAGAAGCCCTTTCTGCATCTGGTGATAAAGGAAACACAGTTAGTGGCTATACTGGGAACTTTAAGCTTTGTATGACCGTAAGGGAGTGCCTTCAAATACTTTTGTCACTTCGTGATACATTTTCTCTTCCGGATTTCTTCCATGAGTATGCAATTAAACGTTTTTGTCTGAGAAATGCCCGCATGCTTTTTTGCACAGCTTCAAGCTCAGCTAAATTGCACGAGGAAGCTATTGATAGACTGGAAATGTTAGTTATTGATGAAGCTGCCCAGCTCAAGGAATGTGAATCAATTATCCCTTTACAACTCCCTGGTCTCCACCATATCGTATTAATAGGGGATGAGTGCCAGTTGCCTGCAATGGTCAGAAGCAAG ATTTCTGAGAAGGCGGGATTTGGAAGAAGTTTGTTTGAGAGGCTGGTTTTATTGGGCCACCAAAAGTGCCTTCTGAATGTTCAATATAGGATGCATCCATCGATAAGCTTGTTTCCAAATAAGGAGTTTTATAACAACCAGATTTTGGATTCTCCaattgtcaaagaaagaagCTACGAGAAGTGTTTCCTTCCAGGAAATATGTATGGTGCTTACTCTTTTATGAACGTTGCTTATGGACAAGATGAATTTGATGATGGGCACAGTAGAAAAAATATGGTGGAGGTAGCTGTGATTGATAAGATGGTTGCAAACCTTTTCAAAG AATCTATTGCCAAAAAACAGAGAGTTAGTGTTGGTGTTATATCACCATACAAGGCTCAAGTTTTTGCCATTCAAGAGAAGCTTGAAAAGACATACAGTATGGCAGCCGAAAATGATTTTTCTGTGAGCATTCGCTCCGTTGATGGTTTTCAAGGGGGTGAGGAAGATGTGATAATAATCTCCACTGTCAGAAGCAATGAGATTGGGTCTGTGGGATTTCTTTCCAATCCTCAGAGAACTAATGTGGCCCTGACTCGAGCAAG GTATTGCCTTTGGATAGTGGGGAATGAAGTCACATTAGTCAACAGTGACTCTGTTTGGGAAAGATTAGTTATTGATGCCAAGGCTAGGGGATGTTTCCATAATGCTGATGAGGATGAGAGCTTGGCTGAGGCTATTACAGCTTCCTTGGTTGAGCTCGATCAAGTTGGCAATTTATTGAATATGAATTCTCTACTATTCAGAAAAGCGAAGTGGAAG GTTTTCTTTGACGATGCCTTTTTGAAATCCTTGGCAAGGATTAAGAGCACCGAAGTTCGTAAGGAAGTACTTTCTCTGCTGATGCAGCTGTCAAGTGGTTGGCGGCAGCCTTGCAGGGAGATAAACATCAATGTCAGAAATGACACTTGTCAACTATTGGAGCTGTATAAGGTCAATGTGCTGCTCTATCTTGTGTGGACTGTGGACATTGTTGAGGAAAATTTGAAGTACATCCAGGCTTTGAAGATTTGGGATGTTGTGCCATTCTCAGAGATACCAAAGTTAGAAAAGAATATTGACATCTTCTACGGGGAATATTCAATGGACATCATGAATTGCTGCAAATTCAGACATTTTGATGG GAATTTTCAAGTTCCGGTTTCATGGTCAGTTGATCGAAATGTTCCAAGGAAGAGTAATCCACTCAAAGCTGATCCTATGCAGTTATTAGTTGACCAATTGGCTTTACTAACCTTGAAGGATGAATGA
- the LOC132183277 gene encoding uncharacterized protein LOC132183277 isoform X2 encodes MQSSALLKGEEEQVMQSSSQGESLIRVVFSWSIQDVLNRDLCKEKVKKIPKEFLSTSHYVNSFVFPLIEETHADLYSSLTMVSKASTVEILAISITEGYNPPYDLLYNIEMQKLGVSGNDREMYEPETGDLIALTDIRPTCIDDLNRHNGSYLIALVQKARKNIRDESFDEIQILSSKPIEFEQNIQKNKKRTIRFAVFLINMTTNLRIWKALKSGLGDKDMNIIKKVLQADSTVGENCTVCFPREKYSIDVSSLGAVIRSFSLNNSQEEVVLNCIAARECYHKNIVKLIWGPPGTGKTKTVGSLLYALLKRNCRTLTCAPTNVAVLEVTTRFLRLVMDSFEYNTYGLGDIVLFGNGERMKIDDRDDLLDVFLDYRAHILSECFAPLSGWRHCLQSMICLLEDPEQLYHDYLKIQEKDDEIDDHDNIEVQGEGLLGDGNLQSNKRKEDINAQDLKNPNQSIWRRIITQTLKENKSKKKWKDKVQCHMDNQSKYVKTEKGFPSEDGEIKKLTFLDFIKQKYNFLRKKMVTFIVNMYTHLPTCFISLQVVRKMIKLLGWLECLATMLRSVSVTDLKEALSASGDKGNTVSGYTGNFKLCMTVRECLQILLSLRDTFSLPDFFHEYAIKRFCLRNARMLFCTASSSAKLHEEAIDRLEMLVIDEAAQLKECESIIPLQLPGLHHIVLIGDECQLPAMVRSKISEKAGFGRSLFERLVLLGHQKCLLNVQYRMHPSISLFPNKEFYNNQILDSPIVKERSYEKCFLPGNMYGAYSFMNVAYGQDEFDDGHSRKNMVEVAVIDKMVANLFKESIAKKQRVSVGVISPYKAQVFAIQEKLEKTYSMAAENDFSVSIRSVDGFQGGEEDVIIISTVRSNEIGSVGFLSNPQRTNVALTRASCFLHLGIAFG; translated from the exons GTGAAGAAAATCCCAAAGGAGTTCTTGTCAACATCTCATTATGTGAACTCATTTGTTTTCCCTCTAATCGAGGAAACACATGCTGACTTGTATTCAAGCTTGACAATGGTGTCAAAGGCATCAACAGTTGAAATACTAGCGATTAGTATCACTGAAGGCTACAATCCTCCCTATGACTTGCTCTATAATATCGAAATGCAAAAACTCGGAGTTTCTGGGAATGATAGGGAAATGTATGAACCAGAGACCGGGGATCTCATAGCTTTGACAGATATAAGGCCGACATGCATTGATGATTTGAACAGGCACAACGGATCCTATCTTATTGCTTTAGTTCAAAAGGCGAGAAAGAATATTAGAGATGAAAGTTTTGATGAGATTCAAATATTATCATCAAAGCCCATTGAATTTGAACAAAACAtccaaaagaataagaaaagaacAATTCGTTTTGCTGTTTTTCTTATAAACATGACAACAAATCTTCGTATATGGAAAGCACTGAAATCAGGGCTAGGTGACAAAGACATGAACATTATCAAGAAAGTGCTGCAAGCTGATTCCACT GTGGGGGAAAATTGTACTGTTTGTTTCCCAAGAGAAAAATACAGCATTGATGTGTCCTCTCTAGGTGCTGTTATTCGCTCATTTAGTTTAAACAATTCCCAAGAAGAGGTAGTTCTAAACTGTATAGCTGCACGGGAATGCTATCACAAGAATATAGTGAAACTAATATGGGGCCCTCCTGGGACTGGGAAAACAAAGACTGTAGGTTCATTATTATATGCCCTTCTAAAGAGGAACTGCAGAACGCTTACTTGTGCTCCTACTAATGTGGCTGTATTGGAAGTGACAACACGGTTTTTGAGGTTAGTAATGGATTCCTTTGAATATAACACTTATGGTCTTGGAGATATAGTTTTGTTTGGGAATGGAGAGCGGATGAAGATTGATGATCGGGATGACCTTCTTGATGTATTCCTTGATTACCGTGCACATATTCTTTCTGAATGTTTTGCACCACTTTCTGGGTGGAGACATTGCTTACAGTCTATGATATGCTTGCTTGAAGACCCTGAACAGCTATACCATGATTACTtgaaaatccaagaaaaggatGATGAGATAGACGATCATGATAACATTGAGGTGCAGGGGGAAGGATTACTTGGAGATGGAAACCTGCagagtaataaaagaaaagaggacATAAATGCTCAAGATCTGAAAAACCCGAACCAGAGTATTTGGAGGAGAATTATTACTCAAaccttaaaagaaaataagagcaAGAAGAAATGGAAGGATAAGGTGCAATGTCATATGGATAACCAATCGAAATATGTAAAAACAGAGAAGGGTTTTCCTTCTGAAGatggtgaaattaaaaaactGACTTTTTTAGACTTCATCAAGCAGAAATACAATTTCCTCAGAAAGAAGATGGTGACATTTATTGTTAATATGTATACCCATTTGCCAACTTGTTTCATTTCATTACAAGTAGTGAGAAAAATGATCAAATTGCTTGGTTGGCTTGAATGCCTTGCAACTATGTTAAGAAGTGTTTCTGTTACTGATTTAAAAGAAGCCCTTTCTGCATCTGGTGATAAAGGAAACACAGTTAGTGGCTATACTGGGAACTTTAAGCTTTGTATGACCGTAAGGGAGTGCCTTCAAATACTTTTGTCACTTCGTGATACATTTTCTCTTCCGGATTTCTTCCATGAGTATGCAATTAAACGTTTTTGTCTGAGAAATGCCCGCATGCTTTTTTGCACAGCTTCAAGCTCAGCTAAATTGCACGAGGAAGCTATTGATAGACTGGAAATGTTAGTTATTGATGAAGCTGCCCAGCTCAAGGAATGTGAATCAATTATCCCTTTACAACTCCCTGGTCTCCACCATATCGTATTAATAGGGGATGAGTGCCAGTTGCCTGCAATGGTCAGAAGCAAG ATTTCTGAGAAGGCGGGATTTGGAAGAAGTTTGTTTGAGAGGCTGGTTTTATTGGGCCACCAAAAGTGCCTTCTGAATGTTCAATATAGGATGCATCCATCGATAAGCTTGTTTCCAAATAAGGAGTTTTATAACAACCAGATTTTGGATTCTCCaattgtcaaagaaagaagCTACGAGAAGTGTTTCCTTCCAGGAAATATGTATGGTGCTTACTCTTTTATGAACGTTGCTTATGGACAAGATGAATTTGATGATGGGCACAGTAGAAAAAATATGGTGGAGGTAGCTGTGATTGATAAGATGGTTGCAAACCTTTTCAAAG AATCTATTGCCAAAAAACAGAGAGTTAGTGTTGGTGTTATATCACCATACAAGGCTCAAGTTTTTGCCATTCAAGAGAAGCTTGAAAAGACATACAGTATGGCAGCCGAAAATGATTTTTCTGTGAGCATTCGCTCCGTTGATGGTTTTCAAGGGGGTGAGGAAGATGTGATAATAATCTCCACTGTCAGAAGCAATGAGATTGGGTCTGTGGGATTTCTTTCCAATCCTCAGAGAACTAATGTGGCCCTGACTCGAGCAAG TTGTTTCCTTCATTTAGGTATTGCCTTTGGATAG